A stretch of the Fundidesulfovibrio soli genome encodes the following:
- a CDS encoding DUF362 domain-containing protein, translating into MTQRVFLEARRDYASPGLEEAIGRLLEGAGCRPAPGAEVLVKPNLVAPSNTVLSCTTPAVVRAVCLYLADHRAKATVGDSPAFGTARIVARACGLDQALKGTGARLVNFGQTRKLPLSLGGCVGVSAQALDAELIVNLPRFKVHDQMFCTLAVKNFFGAVTGFRKAWAHQVHGEKGNRFESMILDVCLAMPPSVSLVDGVVAMHVSGPAKGKPYPLGLLGAAASPVALDAALLAVLGLPPDASPLGREALRRCLPGSQLEDIGFPALRPGDFCAEGFELPRCPAPVAFQAPRFVKGRLKSLCTRLRGG; encoded by the coding sequence ATGACGCAGCGAGTATTCCTTGAGGCCCGGCGGGACTACGCCTCCCCCGGGCTGGAAGAGGCCATCGGCCGCCTGCTGGAGGGCGCGGGCTGCCGCCCTGCCCCCGGCGCGGAAGTGCTGGTGAAGCCCAACCTGGTGGCCCCATCCAACACGGTTCTCTCCTGCACCACGCCCGCCGTGGTGCGCGCCGTCTGCCTCTATCTGGCGGACCACCGGGCCAAGGCGACGGTGGGCGACTCCCCGGCCTTCGGCACCGCGCGCATCGTGGCCAGGGCCTGCGGGCTGGACCAGGCCCTCAAGGGCACCGGCGCGCGTCTCGTGAATTTCGGCCAGACCCGCAAGCTGCCCTTGAGCCTGGGCGGTTGCGTGGGCGTCTCGGCCCAGGCCCTGGACGCCGAGCTGATCGTCAACCTGCCGCGCTTCAAGGTGCACGACCAGATGTTCTGCACCCTGGCCGTGAAGAACTTCTTCGGCGCGGTCACCGGGTTCCGCAAGGCCTGGGCGCACCAGGTGCACGGCGAGAAGGGCAACCGCTTCGAGAGCATGATCCTGGACGTGTGCCTGGCCATGCCCCCCTCGGTGAGCCTGGTGGATGGCGTGGTGGCCATGCACGTCAGCGGCCCGGCCAAGGGCAAGCCCTACCCGCTCGGGCTGCTCGGCGCGGCCGCCAGCCCCGTGGCCCTGGACGCGGCGCTCCTAGCCGTGCTTGGCCTGCCGCCGGACGCGAGCCCCCTGGGCCGCGAAGCCTTGCGCAGGTGCCTGCCCGGCTCTCAGCTGGAGGACATCGGCTTCCCCGCCCTTCGACCCGGGGATTTCTGCGCCGAGGGGTTCGAACTGCCCCGCTGCCCGGCTCCGGTGGCCTTCCAGGCCCCGCGCTTCGTCAAGGGCCGCCTGAAGAGCCTGTGCACGCGCCTGCGCGGCGGCTGA